ATGAATATCCCCGTAGCAAGGTTGAGGAAAGAATTATAATTTACTTGAATTGATAAAATGATGCCCCTTGATAAATAATTAAGGGGCATTATTCATTATATCCTTTCTGCAGGGCGTTCAGATCTTTTAAAATCCTGTTTTTATCGGCCAGTGTTTTAGCCAGTTTAAGGGCCGATTGCAAATGGGTTATTGCCGAGTTATTATCTACCCCGGTATACAGGTAGCCCAACAATACGTGATAGAGATGATTGGTATCCAGTTTTAACTTTTCAGCTTCTACAATGGCTTTTTCCTTTCCTTTCACCATGGCTAAAGCATAAGCCCGGTTTAATGCTGCAGCAGGCGAGTAGGCAGAGATCAACAACCGGTTATAAAGCATCAGGATATTCTCCCATTTTTCGGCAGTGTCGGTTTTAACGGTATGCCAATAGGCAATGGCAGCTTCAATATGATACTTACCGGCATCGCTGCCTTTTGATGCAAGGTTAAGGAAATGCCTTCCTTTTGCTATCAGTTCATCATTCCAAAGGTTCCTGTCCTGGTCGTGATAACGTACCATGTCCCCGTTTTCATCAACCCGGGCATCAAACCGCGAAGCATGAAAACACATCAGCGCTAATAAGGCGTTCACTTCGGGCAAATTGGTCTGTTTATTTTCTATCAGCAGATAATTAAGCCGCATGGCTTCAAGGCACAAATCTTTTCTTAACGTAAGGCTTTGGCAACTGGAGTAATAACCCTCGTTAAACAACAGGTACAATGTCTTCAGTACAATGCTTAACCTGCCAACAATCTCAGCAGGTGCTGGAAAAATTATCTTAACTTTTTGCTCACGCAATTTTTCCTTAGCCCTGAACAGGCGTTTATTGATGGTATCTTTATTTGATAAAAAAGCATCCGCAATTTCATCAATCCCAAAACCGCAAAGAATACGCAGTGCAAGGCCTATCTGTGCACCGGCCGGTAGCGCCGGATGACATATCGCAAACATCATTTGCAGCTGGCTATCGGTAATATTTTGATCGGAAAGGTCGATTTCTGCCTCTTCCGGCTCATCGCCATCCACAACAAGTCCTTCGGCTATTTTTTGTTTAAAACGGTTGCCGCGTCGTATATAATCGGTTGCCTTGTTGCGGGCTACGGTATATAGCCAGCCTGTGGGGTTATCTGGCAAACCTTTTATGCCCCAGGTTTCAGCTGCGGTTAAAAAGGTGTCGCTGGCTATGTCTTCGGCGGCTTCAATATGTTCAAAGCCAAAATAATGGCATAGCACGGCTATGATCTTTTGGTATTCGGTACGGAATAAATGAGGTAAAAGCTGATCCTGCTGCATAAAACAAGCAGCCTCCCGTTTATGGGAGGCTGTAATTCATTTAAACTTCCATCGGGATGATAGGCCGAACCTCTACGCTGCCGCCTACCGATAATATGGGGCAACCTTTTGATAGTTCGGTGGCTTCCTGTAATGATGCGGCTCTGATGATGCTGTATCCACCTATGGCCTCCTTAACTTCAACATAAGGGCCGTCTGTTATTACATCATCCGGCTTTACTACGCTGCCGTTGGTATCCAGCCTGTTGCCAACGGCTACCAGCTTGTTTTGGGCAGCTATCCCGCCAATCCACTCGCGCCAGTAATTCATCATGGTTTGCATTTGTTCGGGCGAGCGTTGTACCGCGCTTGCTTCTGCATCTCTTCTGAAAATCAATAAGAACTCGTTCACGTTGTTTTGAATTTAATGGTTAAAAACCAAAAGACGATCAGGCTAACCGGAATTGGACAGGCACTTGATTTTTTTTATTAAAGTAGCGAGAAATATGCATTGGCCCAAAATGAATTAATTTTAAACGACATATTGGAAATCAGAAGCGTTAAATAGTGCTAATTTATCTGCCTTAAAAACACAAAGTATATGCCTTATAACGAGCAGTTAGCCAACCGCGTTCGCGAAGCGTTGATGGATGAGCCCATTGTTGAGGAAAAGAAAATGTTTCAGGGCGTTTGCTTTTTGGTTGATGGTAAAATGTGCGTATGTGTAAGTAAAGATAGCCTGCTTTGCCGGGTTGGCGAACAACAGGCGCATATTGAACTGGAAAAAGGCAACTGCACCCAAATGATTAACGCCGGCCGGGTAATGAAAGATTTTGTTTATGTGGATGAAACGGAGGTTAACACCGCCAAAGGCCTTCATTACTGGATTTCGTTATGCCTTGCGTTTAATCCTTTAGCTAAAGCATCAAAAAAGAAGTGATCTATTCTTTTTTCACAGCACTGTTCCGGATAAAAGCAACCGACATTGATGCGCCCAGGAAAGCTAATCCCGCGCAGATCCTCATAATATTGCTGTATGCCAAGATAAAGCTGTTATGGTAGGCTGTTTCAATCGCTTTCCTGTCAGGGCCGTTAATACCATCGGGTACTTTGGCATTACCTAAGTTAGCCGCCTGTTCCGTAACCGCCTTTTTATTTTTTTCGGAGAGCGGCATTTTCTTCAAATCGCCCTGCATCGCTCCCGAAAAGAACAATACTGCGAGTGCGCCGAAAATGGCATTTGCAAAAACGTTGGCAATGCGGGTCATGGCGTTATTAATGCCCGAAGCCGTACCCGAAAAATGATCGCTTACCGAGCCCATTACCGTTGCTGTAAGCGGAGCCACGGTTAATGACATCCCGAAACCAAAAA
The sequence above is a segment of the Mucilaginibacter celer genome. Coding sequences within it:
- a CDS encoding RNA polymerase sigma factor; translated protein: MQQDQLLPHLFRTEYQKIIAVLCHYFGFEHIEAAEDIASDTFLTAAETWGIKGLPDNPTGWLYTVARNKATDYIRRGNRFKQKIAEGLVVDGDEPEEAEIDLSDQNITDSQLQMMFAICHPALPAGAQIGLALRILCGFGIDEIADAFLSNKDTINKRLFRAKEKLREQKVKIIFPAPAEIVGRLSIVLKTLYLLFNEGYYSSCQSLTLRKDLCLEAMRLNYLLIENKQTNLPEVNALLALMCFHASRFDARVDENGDMVRYHDQDRNLWNDELIAKGRHFLNLASKGSDAGKYHIEAAIAYWHTVKTDTAEKWENILMLYNRLLISAYSPAAALNRAYALAMVKGKEKAIVEAEKLKLDTNHLYHVLLGYLYTGVDNNSAITHLQSALKLAKTLADKNRILKDLNALQKGYNE
- a CDS encoding YciI family protein; its protein translation is MNEFLLIFRRDAEASAVQRSPEQMQTMMNYWREWIGGIAAQNKLVAVGNRLDTNGSVVKPDDVITDGPYVEVKEAIGGYSIIRAASLQEATELSKGCPILSVGGSVEVRPIIPMEV
- a CDS encoding TfoX/Sxy family protein, with the protein product MPYNEQLANRVREALMDEPIVEEKKMFQGVCFLVDGKMCVCVSKDSLLCRVGEQQAHIELEKGNCTQMINAGRVMKDFVYVDETEVNTAKGLHYWISLCLAFNPLAKASKKK